The Lacticaseibacillus pabuli region GGTTGCTGGTCAGCTGGCATCTTGGAGATTGCAACTGCAGCATTCTTAGCTGCCTGAGCAACAACACCGTTGTTCGTCAAACGAGAAACAGCATCCTTGTAGTTCTGAACTGCTGTTGCGAAAGCGGTGTAATTGGAAGTGGTCGCCTTGTAAGCATCGGCTGCCTTGTTGAAGGCATCAATGTTAGCAGCAGATTTTGCTTCCTGTTCCTGGGTGTAGCCATTAGCCACAGTCTGGTTGGCAGTTGCCTTTGCAGCGCCAAGTGCCTTGAGCAAAGCAGAGTTGTCAGCGTTAAGTTGACTGTACTTTGCGGTAATGTCCTTGATAGCTGGGTCAGCAACGTTTGTCTTATCAGCGGTTGTTAACTGGCTGTATACAGAGTTTGTGGACTTGTCCTTAACATTGTCGTTAAGAGTATTAGCAGCAAGCCAAGCCTTGTCCATAGCAGCCTTAAGAGAATCGTATGTCTTCTGAAGACCGTCAGCGGTTGCGGTTGTGCTATCTGTAGTAATTGCGTTAACAGCATCAACGGCAGAAGCTACGTCATTTGTGTTAAAGCCAGTAAATGGGTCAGCGATAGCACCATTTGTGCCAGACTTTAATGCAGATGCGTATGGCAAAATCTTGTAAACAGAATAGTTAGCACCGTTAGTAGCAGTGTCACGAGCAAAACTGGAAACAGCGCTCATAGCAACAGGTGCAAGCATAACAGCTGCGGAAGCAACTGCAGCAAGTTTCATAGCATTGTTGCTCTTGTTCATGTGTTTGTAATTCTTCATTGAAGCAACAGACCTTCACTCTCCCTCTTATATGACACCTATATGTGCAAATAGTGTAATCAATTTGACTTGATTTGCACCTTTGTCGCAATAACGTGCGTAAGACCTGTTATATCAATAAAAAAAGTTCGATAATTGCTTATATTAAATATCAAAACAGTTAACAACTATACTTGATCCCTGGAGGAATCTAACAATGGCAAGCATCATTCTGCGCGGCAAAAAATGGCAATACCGAATTTCATGGCATGACTCTCGCGGTAAGACACATAGCAAAAGCAAATCCGGCTATCGAACAAAACGAGAAGCCAGTTATGCCGCGTCACAATTGGAAGTAGCACTCGGCTTGCAAAGCAGCCAATTAAACCGAGACATCCCCATCGCCGACTATTTCCACAACTGGTACACCGTCTATCGAACTGGAAGATCATTACATACCATGGAAGCTTACCATTGGGCTGAAAAAGAACTGAGACTGTTTTTTGATAACACACCAATTAGTAACGTCACAGCTTTTACTTGGCAACAATTTCTCAACAAACTTGGTGAACGAAATCGCAAAAGCACAGTTCGTCACCTCATTGGCAGCATCAAGGCGATGACCAAGTACGCCATGAACGAGCGTACCATCGACCGTGATTTCATGTTTGGGGCCGTGTTTAGTGGCGGCGAAAGCAAACCTGAACAATCCAAGTACCTAGAACTCACCCAGTTTAAAAAATTGGTACGCGCAGCACGTAAACAAGGCAGTCTCAGTTCACTTGGGGCACAAAGCGTCTATATCTCATCCCAAACTGGCATGCGAGTCGGTGAAGTTTTAGGATTGCGCTGGCGCGATATCGTTTGGTCTGAAAACACAATCAACGTCAACCACTCCTGGGACTCTTATACCCACTCTCTGGGCACCACA contains the following coding sequences:
- a CDS encoding SLAP domain-containing protein, yielding MKNYKHMNKSNNAMKLAAVASAAVMLAPVAMSAVSSFARDTATNGANYSVYKILPYASALKSGTNGAIADPFTGFNTNDVASAVDAVNAITTDSTTATADGLQKTYDSLKAAMDKAWLAANTLNDNVKDKSTNSVYSQLTTADKTNVADPAIKDITAKYSQLNADNSALLKALGAAKATANQTVANGYTQEQEAKSAANIDAFNKAADAYKATTSNYTAFATAVQNYKDAVSRLTNNGVVAQAAKNAAVAISKMPADQQPAAQASYLKIQGIYAAATDSISAFNEQGVAKLNAAAQTAVDALNALAGQSHDNKDASKTLGVVTVNYNKNYGIQIWTKDGGLVRYNDQDATKYNEVHPNLTPVKANDAKKLQGGTTWKVFNDTTVKANGTTYYNLGGNQYIDAAYVTFTAAK
- a CDS encoding site-specific integrase produces the protein MASIILRGKKWQYRISWHDSRGKTHSKSKSGYRTKREASYAASQLEVALGLQSSQLNRDIPIADYFHNWYTVYRTGRSLHTMEAYHWAEKELRLFFDNTPISNVTAFTWQQFLNKLGERNRKSTVRHLIGSIKAMTKYAMNERTIDRDFMFGAVFSGGESKPEQSKYLELTQFKKLVRAARKQGSLSSLGAQSVYISSQTGMRVGEVLGLRWRDIVWSENTINVNHSWDSYTHSLGTTKTKTSVRRIEVAPKVITSLRRLRREQTSWLADHKYENPDGYVFFTKRGTVLSYMGARRAVIALQDMIGIPEYSQISFHGLRHTHTSFLIANGIDIYYVSKRLGHANANITMAIYSHLLEDHRTEEAQAAVSALNAIG